Proteins found in one Agaribacterium sp. ZY112 genomic segment:
- a CDS encoding NADPH-dependent FMN reductase has product MIMKVIALAASSSRHSINKQLVTYAASQIPNSELELIDINDYEMPLFSEDREKELGSPEQAQAFYKKLGEADALLIAFAEHNGSYTAAYKNLFDWTSRVDMKVFQNKPAVFLATSPGPGGAQRVLNTAANSAPHFGADLKAQLSVASFYDQFDLEKQEPKNDELKQSVLDAVMSLVN; this is encoded by the coding sequence ATGATTATGAAAGTTATCGCACTTGCAGCATCAAGTAGTAGGCACTCAATTAACAAGCAGTTAGTTACTTATGCAGCATCACAAATACCGAATAGTGAGCTTGAGCTTATTGATATCAATGATTATGAGATGCCGCTTTTCAGTGAAGATAGAGAGAAAGAGTTGGGTTCGCCTGAGCAGGCTCAGGCGTTTTACAAAAAACTAGGCGAAGCTGATGCGTTACTTATCGCGTTTGCTGAGCATAATGGCAGTTACACGGCGGCGTATAAAAATTTATTCGATTGGACTTCTCGAGTAGATATGAAGGTATTTCAGAATAAGCCGGCCGTGTTTTTAGCGACGTCACCAGGCCCTGGTGGGGCTCAACGAGTCTTAAACACTGCAGCGAACTCGGCTCCACACTTTGGCGCGGACTTAAAAGCGCAACTAAGCGTAGCGAGTTTTTATGATCAATTTGACCTTGAAAAGCAAGAGCCAAAGAATGACGAGCTTAAGCAGAGCGTATTGGATGCGGTGATGAGCTTAGTGAACTAA
- a CDS encoding YHYH protein: MSIKTNYLLALHILILSLLAACGGSSGSSSGAGAQLDDDSSESITDQVSTEVGDQSSDGNEVDSTDVSDAADDLDTVNYKDAILIERNVDCESRLADYEASVRDLQNNLDFNSEVSISLDADECVLTANGIPNHDFNDESARFATDVSAINRSFRFPQTPSFAASASPLSQQSYDAVMLNGVVLDILSAGCYKPNDAMADTDGNVPVGCRLEDGWLLDPLSPLNRFGTDLHNAHTQPDGTYHYHGNPMALFDDLPGSFGSPVIGYAADGFPIYGSYFYDESEGRVRKALSGYELKTGERPSGEANPSGNYDGQYIDDYEFTGAGDLDECNGMLVNGQYAYYVSDNYPWVIACFKGEVNASFQK, encoded by the coding sequence ATGAGTATTAAAACTAACTATCTTTTGGCATTACATATACTGATTTTGAGCCTGTTAGCTGCGTGTGGTGGTTCATCGGGCTCTTCTTCAGGGGCCGGTGCACAGCTTGATGATGACTCAAGTGAATCGATAACGGATCAGGTGAGTACCGAAGTTGGCGATCAAAGCAGTGATGGCAATGAAGTCGACTCTACAGACGTATCCGATGCTGCTGATGATTTGGATACGGTGAATTATAAGGATGCCATTCTTATTGAGCGTAATGTTGATTGTGAATCAAGGCTCGCAGATTACGAAGCCTCGGTGCGAGATCTGCAAAACAATCTCGATTTTAATAGTGAAGTCTCTATAAGTTTGGATGCAGATGAGTGTGTACTGACAGCTAATGGTATCCCCAATCATGATTTTAATGATGAGAGTGCTCGTTTTGCCACCGATGTGAGTGCGATAAACCGCAGTTTTCGTTTTCCTCAAACACCGAGCTTTGCCGCATCGGCAAGCCCTCTAAGTCAGCAAAGCTATGATGCGGTTATGCTCAATGGCGTGGTATTGGATATTTTGTCTGCAGGTTGTTACAAACCTAATGATGCCATGGCCGATACTGATGGTAATGTACCTGTTGGCTGTCGGCTTGAAGATGGTTGGTTATTGGACCCTTTGAGCCCCTTGAATCGTTTTGGTACAGATCTTCACAATGCGCATACCCAGCCAGATGGCACGTATCACTATCACGGTAATCCTATGGCCCTGTTTGATGATTTGCCTGGTTCGTTTGGCTCCCCTGTGATTGGTTATGCAGCAGACGGTTTTCCTATTTATGGCAGTTATTTCTACGATGAAAGTGAAGGCCGTGTGCGTAAAGCGCTGTCGGGCTACGAGCTAAAAACCGGTGAACGCCCAAGTGGTGAGGCGAATCCGTCGGGAAACTACGATGGTCAATATATCGATGACTATGAATTTACAGGTGCTGGCGATCTAGATGAATGTAACGGCATGCTGGTAAATGGCCAATATGCTTATTACGTGAGTGACAATTACCCCTGGGTTATTGCGTGTTTTAAAGGAGAGGTAAATGCCTCTTTTCAGAAATAA
- a CDS encoding DegV family protein: MKTAILVDSACSLPATFCEKYNISFVPLAYGIDGDVFIDSSNEDDALALFESGSLARKHKVTTSAPSAKLFEKAILKKAAEGFERIIVQTVNRTQGETYANANEGATAAEAALVGQDVIVRVMDSRTVFAGQALMAAETIRRMLKSDDETLVRRSMDKLSEKIHTYILPKEPLVALERARERNEKSVSWTQAMLATKLGIHPVICNVNDASSSVANVWGFKKAARQLFEYVGSCIEQGTRCPIVVVNYCGPLDELKKLPGFSELAQKAKQHKMTLIFSVASVASGIYASVGSLSVAVATDAQSWV, from the coding sequence ATGAAAACAGCCATTCTTGTCGACTCAGCTTGCAGTTTGCCTGCAACTTTTTGTGAAAAATACAATATTAGCTTTGTGCCTCTGGCTTATGGCATTGATGGTGATGTTTTTATTGATAGCTCGAATGAGGACGATGCACTTGCTTTGTTTGAGTCCGGGTCATTGGCTCGCAAACATAAAGTGACCACCTCGGCACCTTCTGCCAAGTTGTTTGAAAAAGCGATTTTAAAAAAAGCGGCTGAGGGCTTTGAGCGCATTATTGTGCAAACGGTTAATCGCACTCAAGGTGAAACCTACGCCAATGCAAATGAGGGTGCTACCGCAGCAGAAGCGGCTTTAGTCGGTCAAGATGTAATTGTTCGAGTAATGGATAGCCGAACCGTATTTGCAGGCCAGGCTTTAATGGCGGCAGAGACCATCAGGCGAATGCTTAAAAGCGATGATGAAACTTTGGTTCGTCGTTCTATGGATAAACTCAGTGAGAAAATCCATACCTATATCTTACCTAAAGAGCCTTTAGTGGCTTTGGAGCGTGCTCGTGAGCGCAATGAAAAGAGCGTAAGTTGGACGCAAGCAATGTTGGCCACCAAGCTGGGTATCCACCCGGTTATCTGTAATGTAAATGATGCGTCAAGCTCTGTTGCCAATGTATGGGGCTTTAAAAAGGCCGCCCGTCAGTTGTTTGAATATGTGGGCTCTTGTATTGAGCAGGGCACGCGTTGTCCGATTGTTGTTGTCAATTATTGTGGCCCCCTAGATGAGCTTAAAAAGCTGCCTGGCTTTTCAGAGTTAGCTCAAAAGGCAAAACAACATAAGATGACTCTTATCTTCAGTGTTGCTAGTGTCGCAAGTGGTATTTATGCCAGTGTGGGTTCCTTGTCGGTAGCGGTTGCCACCGATGCCCAGTCTTGGGTTTAA
- a CDS encoding TonB-dependent siderophore receptor, whose translation MTLNKKAILPFLVTVFSSPLWAQTQAHVDDKAQAEKAQPITGAGESMLEETLVMGELGRYSALKDDVPIVDIARSVSIVDELDMKLKGVTHIDQAFNYSAGITGQTFGFATRGDWLRVRGFEVPQYQDSLQSLFGNYNNTRPDVYTLEQTEVLKGPASVLYGKGSPGGLLNVVSKRPKAERRTEIVAELGNFNHKQIALDSTGAIDSDDEFLYRVVAVGRDSDTQVDYVSDKTKVFAPSFTWSPSEKSNITLLLNYTDTESDTGAQFLPISGTLNPAVNGKYIENSRYMGEPGFNHYNATTTALTLLADHAFNEVWSWELTSRYTDASADYQQAWQAFSTTADRFIYNADGSLYKDGMVPRSFYRNDATSEQAAIDTRLRADLTTGEISHNVLMGLQYQDVTTTSAGYSAWAVGYDYTTQGPDQSFSDLMWLNVFSPNYGQIPDAAYQQLESMYAKNPESNNVDLGVYVSDQITWGKLNVTLGLRYDDSETTVSDPASATSTSQKDDALSSSLGILYKTSVGISPYINYAESFEPVIGTSGIGPEAKALKPQEGQQVEVGLKYQPEQLPALFTLAAFEIEQSNLTDPNGSPGGYDQQSGVAKVKGVEFEGLVNLGAFDWQFALTQLDTETSEGKHFASVPEQQASTWLGYGAANGFKAGAGLRYVGTSWGGQDIIETPSHSLADLMLGYAFSSWDVSVNVSNLTDKDYQATCLSRGDCFPGNARTVIGRVRYEF comes from the coding sequence ATGACGCTAAATAAGAAGGCGATACTGCCATTTTTGGTGACTGTCTTTTCAAGCCCGTTGTGGGCTCAAACACAGGCTCACGTTGACGACAAAGCGCAGGCTGAGAAGGCTCAGCCTATAACGGGTGCTGGCGAGTCTATGTTAGAAGAGACCCTTGTTATGGGGGAGTTGGGCCGATATTCAGCATTAAAAGATGATGTGCCTATTGTTGATATCGCTCGTTCGGTGAGTATTGTTGATGAGCTTGATATGAAGCTTAAAGGGGTGACTCATATTGATCAGGCCTTTAACTACAGTGCAGGCATAACGGGTCAAACCTTTGGTTTTGCTACACGCGGAGATTGGTTGAGAGTACGTGGTTTTGAAGTACCTCAATATCAAGATTCTTTGCAGTCTCTCTTTGGTAATTACAACAACACCCGCCCAGATGTTTATACCTTGGAGCAGACTGAAGTGTTAAAAGGGCCTGCTTCTGTTCTTTATGGAAAAGGCTCTCCAGGCGGTTTATTAAATGTGGTGAGTAAGCGTCCAAAAGCTGAGCGCCGTACGGAAATTGTTGCCGAGCTTGGTAATTTTAACCACAAGCAAATAGCGCTAGATAGCACTGGTGCAATAGATAGTGATGATGAGTTTTTATATCGTGTTGTTGCTGTTGGTAGAGATAGTGACACCCAAGTAGATTATGTCAGTGATAAAACAAAGGTGTTTGCGCCTTCGTTTACTTGGAGTCCAAGTGAAAAAAGTAATATTACTTTATTACTAAATTACACCGACACAGAAAGTGATACCGGTGCACAATTCTTACCCATTAGTGGCACCTTAAATCCTGCAGTTAATGGCAAGTATATTGAAAACAGTAGGTATATGGGGGAGCCGGGTTTTAATCACTATAACGCGACCACCACTGCACTTACCTTATTGGCTGATCATGCTTTTAATGAAGTATGGAGTTGGGAGTTAACTTCTCGTTACACAGACGCCTCTGCTGATTATCAACAGGCTTGGCAAGCGTTTAGTACAACTGCCGATCGCTTTATTTATAATGCTGACGGCAGTTTGTATAAAGATGGAATGGTCCCTAGAAGTTTTTATCGAAACGATGCCACTTCTGAACAAGCCGCCATTGATACTCGCTTACGTGCCGATTTAACGACCGGTGAGATAAGTCACAATGTATTAATGGGCTTGCAATATCAAGACGTTACCACAACGAGTGCTGGCTATTCTGCTTGGGCCGTTGGTTATGATTATACGACTCAGGGGCCTGATCAAAGCTTTTCTGATCTTATGTGGTTAAACGTCTTTAGCCCTAATTACGGCCAAATTCCCGATGCGGCGTATCAGCAGTTAGAGAGTATGTATGCGAAAAACCCTGAGTCCAATAATGTCGACTTAGGTGTTTATGTCAGTGACCAAATTACCTGGGGCAAGCTTAATGTAACTTTGGGTTTGCGCTACGATGATAGCGAAACGACGGTTAGTGATCCGGCTTCTGCAACAAGCACCTCGCAAAAAGACGATGCATTGAGTAGCAGTTTAGGTATTTTGTATAAAACCTCGGTGGGTATTTCTCCGTATATTAATTATGCCGAATCTTTTGAGCCAGTTATTGGTACAAGTGGCATCGGACCCGAGGCGAAAGCGCTCAAACCACAAGAAGGTCAGCAAGTGGAAGTCGGCCTGAAGTATCAGCCTGAACAGCTTCCCGCTCTATTCACTCTTGCAGCTTTTGAGATTGAACAAAGCAACCTTACAGACCCGAACGGATCACCTGGTGGCTACGATCAGCAAAGTGGCGTTGCTAAAGTGAAAGGTGTTGAGTTTGAAGGGCTGGTTAATCTTGGCGCTTTTGATTGGCAATTTGCTTTGACGCAACTCGATACGGAAACCTCTGAAGGCAAGCATTTTGCGAGTGTTCCAGAGCAGCAGGCTTCAACGTGGTTAGGCTATGGCGCCGCCAATGGTTTTAAAGCGGGCGCAGGCTTACGTTATGTGGGCACCAGTTGGGGCGGGCAAGACATTATTGAGACTCCTTCACACAGTCTTGCTGATTTAATGTTGGGCTATGCCTTCTCAAGCTGGGATGTATCAGTCAATGTCAGCAATCTTACTGATAAAGATTACCAGGCAACGTGTTTATCGCGTGGGGATTGCTTCCCAGGTAATGCTCGTACTGTTATTGGCCGAGTTCGCTACGAGTTTTAA
- a CDS encoding VOC family protein gives MQAITRVNHIGLRISELERSRVFYSKLGFDFVAGPLGPEPVAIMENEHGININFILNAKQDEPLNHLMDVAEKYTGYTHVALEVDSVAQMQSDLAEQGIELSGGPMHHPTGSSIFIRDPDRNVIEFVEYQGLDKLKLAD, from the coding sequence ATGCAGGCAATAACACGAGTTAACCATATTGGCTTACGTATTAGTGAATTAGAGAGAAGCCGAGTTTTTTACAGTAAGTTGGGCTTTGATTTTGTTGCGGGGCCTTTGGGGCCGGAACCTGTTGCGATCATGGAAAATGAGCATGGTATTAATATCAACTTCATTTTGAATGCAAAGCAAGATGAACCATTGAACCACTTGATGGATGTAGCTGAGAAGTACACAGGTTATACCCATGTGGCCTTAGAGGTTGACAGTGTGGCGCAGATGCAGAGTGATTTAGCTGAGCAGGGCATAGAGCTAAGTGGCGGCCCTATGCACCACCCTACAGGTAGCTCAATCTTTATAAGAGACCCTGATCGCAATGTGATTGAGTTTGTTGAATATCAGGGCTTAGACAAGCTTAAGCTTGCTGACTAA
- a CDS encoding PepSY-associated TM helix domain-containing protein, translated as MSAHSSIGLIVGALMYVICLTGTLLVFSESWERWQQPEVPEFYSVDGVSADKALDEYLSRVTDIPESIYVVLPTEQLPRIHVADRDHSWWTDADGNIDSPTEDGIAHFLEQLHVHLHMPSSLGLIVVSIVGAMLVSLIISGLVGHPGIIKQAFQLRLGGRSRIEQTDIHNRLSVWGLPFHIMIALTGAFYGLVGFLVLLAASALYDGDRNALFDDVYGKDPVIKELVQKPNINQVLINLAELEPEAEPIYAVVQNFGNETQFIELAAVLPGRFTYSEIYRFYSDGRYMNTQGLASGHSGRQFLYSLYRVHFGWFGGWGVRWLYFALGCMLTVISVTGINIWLCKRAKADYLDRTWSAIVWGVPLALVGSAVAFLMFSTALSLAFFSTLLAAIAIANGVKISLLRLRSYLILVLALSLIALVFVHCFVFSFLGSLAASWAVNASLLLAALGLLVYRFVRNAADRSG; from the coding sequence ATGTCAGCTCATTCCTCTATTGGTTTGATTGTTGGCGCTTTGATGTATGTTATTTGCTTAACGGGGACGCTACTCGTTTTTAGTGAATCCTGGGAGCGTTGGCAGCAACCAGAAGTGCCTGAATTTTATTCTGTAGATGGTGTGTCTGCGGATAAGGCTTTAGATGAATATTTAAGCCGTGTTACTGATATACCGGAGTCTATTTATGTTGTTTTACCTACCGAGCAGCTACCGAGAATACATGTAGCTGATAGAGATCATTCTTGGTGGACAGATGCTGACGGTAATATAGACAGTCCGACAGAGGATGGTATTGCGCATTTTTTAGAACAGCTACATGTGCATTTACACATGCCTTCTTCGTTAGGTTTGATTGTCGTTAGTATAGTCGGCGCGATGTTGGTCTCGTTGATTATTTCTGGTTTGGTAGGGCATCCGGGAATAATTAAGCAGGCTTTTCAATTGCGTCTTGGGGGACGCAGCCGTATTGAGCAAACTGATATTCATAATCGTTTATCTGTATGGGGCTTACCCTTTCATATTATGATTGCGCTTACAGGGGCCTTTTATGGCTTGGTCGGTTTTTTAGTTTTACTGGCAGCTTCGGCTTTATACGACGGGGATCGTAACGCCTTGTTTGACGATGTTTATGGTAAAGACCCTGTAATTAAAGAATTAGTACAAAAACCAAATATTAATCAGGTTTTAATTAATTTGGCTGAGCTGGAACCTGAAGCAGAGCCTATTTATGCAGTCGTGCAAAACTTTGGTAACGAGACCCAGTTTATTGAGCTTGCAGCGGTCTTGCCGGGGCGTTTTACCTACTCTGAAATCTACCGATTTTACTCTGATGGCCGTTATATGAACACTCAAGGTTTAGCCTCGGGCCATTCTGGGCGTCAGTTTTTGTATTCACTTTACAGGGTTCACTTTGGTTGGTTTGGTGGTTGGGGTGTTCGTTGGTTGTATTTTGCTCTTGGATGTATGCTAACTGTTATTTCAGTTACTGGTATTAATATCTGGTTGTGTAAACGTGCAAAAGCTGATTATTTAGATCGTACGTGGTCGGCCATAGTCTGGGGTGTGCCTCTAGCTCTTGTCGGTAGCGCGGTCGCATTTCTGATGTTTTCTACAGCTTTGTCGTTGGCTTTTTTTAGTACATTATTAGCCGCGATAGCAATAGCTAATGGAGTAAAAATCAGTCTCTTGCGTTTGCGCTCTTATCTAATTTTAGTTTTGGCTCTATCGCTTATCGCTCTCGTGTTTGTGCATTGTTTTGTATTTTCTTTTTTAGGTTCTTTAGCTGCTTCTTGGGCTGTTAATGCCAGCTTATTGCTAGCTGCACTGGGATTGTTGGTTTATCGTTTTGTTCGAAATGCTGCTGATCGCTCAGGTTAG
- a CDS encoding LysR family transcriptional regulator, which produces MKSNKMDLNDTRLFAKVAECGGISAAARALELPKSKVSRRISALEQSLNAGLLERTTRAIKLTEAGKLFYQHCKRIVEEADNAEHSIQELLDVPRGILRVSTSISMGQELIAPVLGEFMQAYPEVEIDLQLNNRRVDLTNEGFDLALRVGKLEDSSLIARKLGQGKARLFASPSYLDSAPAIHSVQDLHKQRCLIMSDAVKNKRWLLESIEGAMEISIPSMLSINDFYCLQQAAINGAGIAFIPDYLCREALKQKQLVPVLSEWQSPGFSYYAMYESRRGMTQKMQAFLSFYEKRFNKLR; this is translated from the coding sequence ATGAAAAGCAACAAAATGGACCTCAATGATACTCGGTTGTTTGCCAAGGTCGCAGAATGCGGTGGTATCAGTGCCGCAGCTAGAGCTCTTGAGCTACCTAAAAGCAAGGTCAGCCGACGTATCAGTGCTCTAGAGCAAAGCTTAAATGCTGGCTTATTGGAGCGCACAACCCGTGCCATAAAACTCACCGAAGCCGGTAAGTTGTTTTATCAGCATTGCAAACGTATCGTTGAAGAAGCCGATAATGCCGAGCACAGCATTCAAGAGTTATTGGATGTACCAAGAGGCATATTGAGAGTCAGCACGTCTATCTCTATGGGGCAGGAGCTTATCGCACCTGTGCTGGGGGAGTTTATGCAGGCTTATCCCGAAGTTGAAATAGACCTACAACTTAATAATCGTAGGGTCGACCTTACCAATGAAGGCTTTGATTTGGCTTTGCGTGTTGGCAAACTCGAAGACAGCAGTTTGATTGCAAGAAAGCTCGGCCAAGGTAAAGCCCGCTTATTTGCAAGCCCAAGCTACCTTGATTCAGCGCCAGCGATTCATTCGGTTCAAGACTTACACAAACAGCGCTGTCTGATTATGAGTGATGCGGTTAAAAACAAACGCTGGCTGCTCGAAAGCATAGAGGGGGCCATGGAAATCAGCATTCCCTCTATGCTCAGCATTAATGATTTTTATTGTTTGCAACAAGCCGCCATCAACGGTGCCGGTATTGCTTTCATTCCAGATTATTTATGCCGTGAGGCACTTAAACAAAAACAGCTGGTTCCAGTACTTAGTGAGTGGCAGAGCCCCGGGTTCTCTTATTACGCAATGTACGAAAGTCGCCGCGGCATGACACAAAAAATGCAGGCCTTTTTAAGTTTTTATGAAAAGCGTTTTAACAAGCTAAGATAA
- a CDS encoding GNAT family N-acetyltransferase — translation MSETVDVHLRICNLAEHPEHISTIASWHHHEWLKGLQPGVKADMGLAEGIEKRAEVLRSHFVSDSLPRSFVALYKAQPIATVSLAYFGFTPKTHERSLWLTNLFVVPELRGMGLGALLLDYAFDYACEHELQQQRIMLYTRDKNEYYQKRGWLPAGTGRVQRQEVFILSKALTTDLDS, via the coding sequence ATGAGTGAGACTGTTGATGTACACCTTCGTATCTGTAATCTTGCGGAGCATCCTGAGCATATATCGACGATCGCTAGTTGGCATCACCACGAATGGCTCAAGGGCTTGCAGCCCGGTGTTAAAGCGGACATGGGCTTAGCTGAAGGAATTGAAAAAAGGGCCGAAGTATTACGCTCTCACTTTGTTTCGGATAGCTTGCCTCGCAGTTTTGTCGCGCTGTATAAAGCTCAACCTATCGCCACGGTTTCTTTGGCCTATTTTGGCTTTACGCCTAAAACTCACGAGCGCAGCTTGTGGTTAACCAACCTTTTTGTGGTGCCAGAGCTTAGGGGCATGGGCTTAGGAGCTTTATTGCTCGACTATGCTTTTGACTATGCCTGTGAGCACGAGTTGCAGCAGCAGCGAATTATGCTCTATACCCGTGATAAAAATGAATACTACCAAAAACGAGGTTGGCTGCCTGCAGGTACTGGGCGTGTGCAGCGCCAAGAGGTGTTTATTCTTAGCAAGGCTTTAACAACAGATCTCGACTCTTAG
- a CDS encoding peptidylprolyl isomerase — protein MNFISRCSAVALALAFSLTSHATIVEVETSRGDFKINLYDDETPLTVQNFLSYVESGAYDGSVFHRLVHGFVLQGGGFTYEGQDSVGRQVFPSIEVSDPVSNEPVFSNVKATVAMAKIGGDPDSATSGWFINLADNSSNLDRQNGGFTAFGEVVEGDYEVVEALAQTPVTSNALPLADMEPGTSVNDYDESNLLVIERITIIDSATNTAASLSPVPNTLIHDLDDDGVLNDDDSCANTNADEVVDENGCALYQVDTDDDGVNDALDQCPDTVTGTRVGIDGCESTGSDGGGSGSLWLFALLGLGLLVRKQR, from the coding sequence ATGAATTTTATATCCCGGTGTTCTGCTGTGGCTTTGGCCCTAGCGTTCAGTCTAACTAGTCACGCAACCATTGTTGAGGTCGAGACATCTCGCGGTGATTTTAAAATTAACCTGTATGATGATGAAACGCCTCTAACGGTTCAGAACTTTTTAAGCTATGTAGAAAGTGGCGCCTATGATGGATCGGTATTTCATCGACTGGTACACGGCTTTGTACTTCAGGGAGGGGGATTTACTTACGAAGGGCAAGATTCGGTGGGCAGGCAAGTTTTCCCAAGTATCGAGGTTTCAGACCCTGTCAGTAATGAGCCTGTTTTTTCTAATGTTAAAGCAACGGTTGCGATGGCTAAAATTGGCGGTGACCCTGATAGTGCAACTAGTGGCTGGTTTATTAATTTAGCGGATAACTCTTCAAATCTGGATAGACAGAACGGCGGTTTTACTGCATTTGGTGAGGTTGTTGAGGGCGATTACGAAGTTGTTGAAGCTTTAGCTCAAACCCCAGTTACTAGCAATGCCTTACCGTTGGCCGATATGGAACCGGGCACGAGTGTGAATGACTACGATGAAAGTAATTTACTGGTTATTGAGCGCATCACTATTATTGACTCGGCCACCAATACCGCCGCGTCATTAAGCCCTGTACCTAATACTTTGATCCATGATTTAGATGACGACGGAGTGCTGAATGACGATGACAGCTGCGCCAATACCAATGCCGATGAAGTTGTCGATGAAAATGGCTGTGCTTTGTATCAAGTGGATACAGATGATGACGGTGTCAACGATGCATTAGATCAATGCCCAGATACAGTAACGGGGACTCGAGTTGGTATTGATGGTTGTGAGTCGACTGGTTCTGATGGCGGAGGTAGCGGCAGCCTTTGGTTGTTTGCATTACTCGGTTTAGGCTTGCTGGTTCGTAAACAGCGTTAG